Genomic segment of Streptomyces sp. NBC_01210:
TGCAACCCACGCCCTCGTCTCGCGCGCCCTACACGCCCGGGGATAAGTCACGCAACCGGCACGACCAGCCAGTTCGGCTTCGTCGGCCATCGCCAAGACCAAGGTCAGTCAGCCGCCCAGGGCCGTTCCTAGTCCGGGCTTGGCCAAGGTCGCGTCCTGATGGACGAAATCAGCATCGACGCCAACCGCTGCGCTGCAGTAGGAGACGGCGCTCGACGGCCGCCAGGCGATGAGCCTGACTTCACCAGGCGCGTACATAGCGAACTCCTGCGCGCACGCAGGGAGTCACGCGTGCTGTAGAGCACCATTGCCTCGCTGAAGCAGCGTCAACACAGTGCGGTCAGCTCGCTCTAGGGAAAATGCCCGGCGACGGGGCCAACAGACCTGGCTCAATAGGCACATGGAGATTGGCGAACAGTGGGCATACCGCGCGAGGCCGAAGGATCTGGGTAGCGCGGTTCGCCAGGTGGAGGTCGTTCGAGTGGGCGGCCCTGGCAGGTCTGGCTGGATCCACGTGCGGTTTCTCGGAGGCGACGACGCCGGTCTGCAGGAATGGGTCAGTCCCGGCTCTCTCGTAGCACCGTGGGCGGACGTCGATACGTTCCGCGCGGATGACGCGGCAGAGTTGGCACTGGTCGAGGTATCCCGCCACGTCCGGGGCAGCACGGAGTTCGAGTCCGCGCGCATGATCCTCGGTTTCGTCCGCCCGAAGAACAGGCTGCGCCTACGTCGAACGGTGGCGGACGCAGGGGTTCTGGAGCTGAGCCGCCTCGACGAGACGGCACCGCTCATCGGCATCGACGCGGCCGAACTCCATAGCGACGCCATGGTGTACGAGAACCGCCACGGCATGTGCCTTGCCGGGTGGCCGATCAGCGAGCGCATCGCCCGCCACGTGGCCGGCCGCCTCG
This window contains:
- a CDS encoding PE-PGRS family protein, with the protein product MEIGEQWAYRARPKDLGSAVRQVEVVRVGGPGRSGWIHVRFLGGDDAGLQEWVSPGSLVAPWADVDTFRADDAAELALVEVSRHVRGSTEFESARMILGFVRPKNRLRLRRTVADAGVLELSRLDETAPLIGIDAAELHSDAMVYENRHGMCLAGWPISERIARHVAGRLADEILPEVDRKQQDIEQERAQSSWYSYSRRDERKLDAEAAVLRTVRAWCGQDKADRYDELVALRAEVIRLGELVEKAVKALRDRGHGVIASTIQRDLGVHIASLDPDVRR